The genomic region GATGTCCAATGTCCATTGTGTAGGAATAAATTTAAAACGAAAAAAGTTAGGACAAGGTTTTTGAAAGTCGTTAAAAGAGATGATGACTTTTGTGTTACATATAAGGATATTAATCCAATATACTATCATATTTTTACTTGTCCAGAGTGTGGCTATAGCTCCTCAGAGAGTGAATTTAATAATTTAAGTAAAATAGGGAAAGAAATATTGGAAAAAAGTATTAGAGGCAAGTGGAGTAAAAGGGACTTTGGTGGAATTAGAGGACATAGGGAGGCTGAAGAAGTGTACAAGCTAGCTATACTCAATGGACAGCTAATGAAAAAACCAAAGGGATATATAGGGGGGTTGTGTTTAAAGCTAGCTTGGATTTATAGAGAGCAAAATGATAAAAGAGAATTTGCATTTTTAAAATATGCCTTAGACCTTTTGGAAGATGCTTATCAAAATGAACGATTCCCGATTGCGAGCTTAGATGAAGTTAATCTAGCCTATCTAATAGGAGAACTGAGTAGAAGGTTGGGAGACCCAAAAAAATCTGTTGTTTGGTATTCTAAGGCTTTAGATAACCCTGATATTAGAAGACATAGACTTCTACAGATTAGGGCTAGGGAGCAATGGAGCTTAGCAAGGGAACAATATAAATCACATAAGGAAATGAAACAAAATGCCTAACATTTACTATAGTAATTTAAACATTTCGAATATGAACTTATGGTTAGCCTCTTGTAGTGAAGGGGTTATTTCTATAGGGTTAAATGAAAAAAAGGAAGATTTTATTAAAGATTCTAATAAGCATTTTAGGGAGTATACGCTTAAGGAAGATTCTTTAGCAAATAAAGAGGTGGCTATACAGCTTGAGGAATATTTTATGGGCAGAAGAAAAGAATTTTCATTCCCAGTTATACTCAAAGGCACTGATTTTCAGAAAAAAGTATGGGCTGAATTAATGAAGGTCCCATTTGGACAAATTGCTACATATAAAGATATAGCTCTTAGGATAGAAAATGAAAAGGCAACTAGAGC from Serpentinicella alkaliphila harbors:
- a CDS encoding DUF2225 domain-containing protein, with the translated sequence MEHFLYDKDVQCPLCRNKFKTKKVRTRFLKVVKRDDDFCVTYKDINPIYYHIFTCPECGYSSSESEFNNLSKIGKEILEKSIRGKWSKRDFGGIRGHREAEEVYKLAILNGQLMKKPKGYIGGLCLKLAWIYREQNDKREFAFLKYALDLLEDAYQNERFPIASLDEVNLAYLIGELSRRLGDPKKSVVWYSKALDNPDIRRHRLLQIRAREQWSLAREQYKSHKEMKQNA
- a CDS encoding methylated-DNA--[protein]-cysteine S-methyltransferase, yielding MPNIYYSNLNISNMNLWLASCSEGVISIGLNEKKEDFIKDSNKHFREYTLKEDSLANKEVAIQLEEYFMGRRKEFSFPVILKGTDFQKKVWAELMKVPFGQIATYKDIALRIENEKATRAVGMANNKNRLPIVVPCHRIIGSNGALVGYAGGIEIKKQLLAIEGIRCLNDKIKI